A window of Rhodococcus sp. SGAir0479 contains these coding sequences:
- a CDS encoding RNA polymerase sigma factor SigF → MTELFAELASCDPGDPRGAALRDQIVALTLPLARNIARRFSSRGEEMDDLYQVACVGLIHAVDRFDPARGSGFTSFAVPTIMGEVRRYFRDHAWAARVPRRVKDLSLDVGKATEALSHRLGRSPTAAELAAELDTDPDSVIEAIAAAGAYQTHSLDSPVVRDGDTDATLADTLAADDNELEKSELHLALRPLIEKLSPREKRIVKMRFFEERTQTEIARELGVSQVQVSRLLSKILARIRTDLDG, encoded by the coding sequence GTGACGGAGCTCTTCGCCGAGCTGGCGAGCTGCGATCCCGGCGACCCGCGCGGCGCGGCGCTGCGTGACCAGATCGTCGCCCTCACCCTCCCCCTGGCCCGCAACATCGCCCGGCGGTTCTCCAGCCGGGGCGAAGAGATGGACGACCTCTACCAGGTGGCGTGCGTCGGGCTCATCCACGCGGTCGACCGATTCGACCCCGCACGCGGTAGCGGGTTCACCTCGTTCGCGGTTCCCACGATCATGGGCGAGGTGCGTCGCTACTTTCGCGATCACGCCTGGGCGGCACGGGTGCCCCGGCGGGTCAAGGATCTGTCGCTCGATGTCGGCAAGGCCACCGAGGCACTGTCCCATCGACTCGGCCGCTCACCGACCGCCGCGGAACTCGCGGCGGAACTCGACACCGACCCGGACTCCGTGATCGAGGCGATCGCCGCGGCCGGCGCCTACCAGACGCACTCGCTCGACAGCCCCGTCGTCCGCGACGGCGACACCGACGCCACGCTGGCCGACACGCTCGCGGCCGACGACAACGAGCTGGAGAAGTCCGAACTCCATCTGGCGTTGCGTCCGCTCATCGAGAAGCTCTCGCCTCGCGAGAAGCGCATCGTCAAGATGCGGTTCTTCGAGGAGCGCACGCAGACGGAGATCGCCCGCGAACTCGGCGTCTCGCAGGTTCAGGTCTCCCGGTTGCTGTCGAAGATCCTCGCCCGGATCCGCACGGACCTGGACGGGTGA
- a CDS encoding anti-sigma factor produces the protein MQAGSHPELSPRPADHAPPVTLTVAARHDQLSVVRMLTELVAMRNNCTLDQSADLKLAVDQISTLMISAAADDTELSCRYLMLDETFQVVLEAITVADWHPEEGSLEWRILSALADSISVTQQPDDTGRTASTATICMRKLV, from the coding sequence ATGCAGGCCGGCTCCCACCCCGAGCTCTCCCCCCGCCCCGCCGACCACGCACCCCCCGTCACGCTGACGGTGGCCGCGCGCCACGACCAGCTCTCGGTGGTGCGCATGCTCACCGAGCTCGTGGCCATGCGCAACAACTGCACGCTCGACCAGTCGGCCGACCTCAAGCTGGCCGTCGACCAGATCAGCACCCTCATGATTTCCGCGGCGGCGGACGACACCGAGCTGTCCTGCCGGTACCTGATGCTCGACGAGACGTTCCAGGTGGTCCTCGAGGCGATCACCGTCGCCGACTGGCACCCCGAGGAAGGCAGCCTCGAGTGGCGCATCCTGAGCGCGCTCGCCGATTCCATCTCGGTCACCCAGCAGCCCGACGACACGGGCCGCACGGCGTCGACGGCCACCATCTGCATGCGAAAGCTGGTCTGA
- a CDS encoding ATP-binding protein, with protein sequence MTQQKPVTQQPAAEQATGGDELSLSAIPALPAALAPARSALGDFLRAHAVPEELAADAVLATYEAIANIVEHAYPAGDGTFDLHATYTRDVTLTVTITDHGTWKTSGPDPASRRGRGLQLMRSCSDDAEIATTDHGTQVHLQWSCSRSATPDDEQAG encoded by the coding sequence GTGACACAGCAGAAGCCCGTCACACAGCAGCCCGCCGCCGAGCAGGCGACGGGCGGCGACGAACTGTCGCTGAGCGCGATCCCCGCCCTCCCCGCCGCTCTCGCACCGGCGCGCTCCGCACTCGGCGACTTCCTGCGGGCGCACGCGGTGCCCGAGGAACTGGCCGCCGACGCCGTGCTGGCCACCTACGAGGCCATCGCGAACATCGTCGAGCACGCCTACCCGGCGGGCGACGGAACGTTCGACCTCCACGCGACGTACACCCGGGACGTCACGCTCACCGTGACGATCACCGATCACGGCACTTGGAAGACCAGCGGGCCGGACCCGGCCTCCCGACGCGGCCGCGGCCTGCAGCTGATGCGTTCGTGCAGCGACGACGCCGAGATCGCGACCACCGACCACGGCACCCAGGTACACCTGCAGTGGAGTTGCTCGCGCAGCGCCACCCCCGACGACGAACAGGCTGGTTAG
- a CDS encoding STAS domain-containing protein, with the protein MDMSGSAASALSLDVEVKEGVVLLHVGGEIDVVTAPEFQEAVDRATSEHPDAVLVADLSDVTFLASAGLAVLVRCSEERGEDRRFLVVAHGPTTVRPLELTGLTEALEVFSSVEAALTTV; encoded by the coding sequence ATGGATATGTCCGGATCAGCAGCTTCCGCCCTGTCGCTCGACGTCGAGGTGAAGGAAGGCGTCGTGCTGTTGCACGTCGGCGGCGAGATCGACGTCGTGACCGCCCCCGAGTTCCAGGAGGCGGTCGACCGTGCCACCTCCGAGCACCCGGATGCCGTGCTCGTGGCCGACCTCTCGGACGTGACCTTCCTCGCGTCCGCCGGTCTGGCCGTTCTGGTGCGGTGCAGCGAAGAACGCGGCGAGGACCGTCGATTCCTCGTCGTCGCCCATGGACCCACCACCGTTCGACCACTCGAGTTGACCGGCCTGACCGAGGCGCTCGAGGTGTTTTCCTCTGTCGAAGCGGCTCTCACAACGGTGTGA
- a CDS encoding WhiB family transcriptional regulator, with product MVVAVGCTDEEATTPCRVGDPDLWFSTVPADLERAKLLCGACAIRDRCLRGALDRAEPWGVWGGEILHRGAVIARKRGRGRPRTVTAACGAG from the coding sequence ATGGTCGTGGCTGTGGGGTGCACCGACGAGGAGGCGACGACGCCGTGCCGGGTCGGCGATCCTGATCTGTGGTTCTCGACCGTGCCCGCGGATCTCGAACGCGCCAAACTGCTGTGCGGAGCGTGCGCGATACGCGATCGGTGTCTGCGTGGCGCGCTGGACCGGGCCGAGCCGTGGGGTGTGTGGGGCGGCGAGATTCTGCACCGCGGCGCCGTCATCGCCCGTAAGCGCGGGCGCGGACGTCCCCGCACCGTCACGGCGGCCTGCGGCGCGGGCTAG
- a CDS encoding AraC family transcriptional regulator, translating into MSLATVPSDFLRRALHLAEAAGADLTSILDASGIDVATLHDPRARLTPEQVTAFTQAAWQLTDDELFGIGAAPVPRGTFRLICLALIHRPNLGSALERMTDVTRALPVPPLTLVPGPESTRLEVRVEVRGDEYAPEFVDEALRLVTDFELILLHRFAAWLVGRRVRLRSVLIPYPQPERLFAKHYDAIFGVPVTFGAEVASLEFDNSILRAPIIQDEDSLAEYLRESPNLLLSERDYDSTASAQVRRVLEMGVRGRTSTADEIAEMLSISVPHLRRLLRQEGTSLNHLREEVLRNAAIAALRRGEPVDELSARLGFSEPSAFRRAFKRWTGDTPGAYR; encoded by the coding sequence GTGAGCCTGGCGACGGTTCCGTCGGACTTCCTGCGTCGCGCCCTCCATCTGGCGGAAGCTGCCGGCGCGGACCTGACGTCCATTCTCGACGCGTCGGGTATCGACGTCGCCACACTGCACGATCCCCGGGCCCGGCTGACCCCCGAGCAGGTCACCGCCTTCACGCAGGCGGCCTGGCAGCTCACCGACGACGAACTGTTCGGGATCGGGGCGGCCCCCGTGCCACGGGGCACCTTCCGGCTGATCTGTCTGGCGCTCATCCACCGCCCCAATCTCGGCAGCGCTCTCGAACGCATGACGGACGTGACCCGCGCCCTGCCGGTGCCGCCGCTGACGCTGGTTCCCGGCCCGGAATCGACTCGCCTCGAGGTCCGAGTGGAGGTGCGCGGCGACGAGTACGCGCCCGAGTTCGTCGACGAGGCGCTGCGGCTGGTGACCGATTTCGAGTTGATACTGCTGCACCGCTTCGCCGCGTGGCTGGTGGGTCGCCGGGTGCGACTGCGCTCGGTGCTGATCCCCTACCCCCAGCCGGAGCGCCTGTTCGCCAAGCACTACGACGCCATCTTCGGCGTCCCGGTCACGTTCGGCGCCGAGGTGGCCTCGCTCGAGTTCGACAACTCGATCCTGCGAGCGCCGATCATCCAGGACGAGGACAGTCTCGCCGAGTATCTCCGCGAGTCGCCCAATCTTCTTCTTTCCGAACGTGACTACGACAGCACCGCGTCGGCGCAGGTGCGCCGGGTCCTGGAGATGGGTGTGCGGGGCCGCACCAGTACCGCGGACGAGATCGCGGAGATGTTGTCCATCAGCGTGCCCCATCTGCGCCGTCTGCTGCGGCAGGAGGGCACGTCGCTCAACCACCTGCGCGAGGAGGTGCTGCGGAACGCGGCGATCGCCGCGCTGCGCCGGGGCGAGCCCGTCGACGAACTGTCGGCCCGTCTCGGGTTCTCCGAACCGAGCGCCTTCCGGCGGGCGTTCAAACGCTGGACCGGCGACACCCCGGGCGCGTACCGCTAG
- a CDS encoding pyridoxal phosphate-dependent aminotransferase, which yields MPAAPRSRTVSRLQPFASTIFAEMTALATEHDAINLGQGFPDTDGPASMLDTARRAIADGLNQYPPGPGMPVLRQAIAADRAARYGIEHDPDREVLVTVGATEGISAAILGLVEPGEEVLLVEPYYDSYAAAVALAGATRRAVSLVRDGERFALDLDALRAAVTPQTRMLVMNSPHNPTGTVFTDAELSAVAELACERDLLVLSDEVYEHLVFDGRTHTPLASLPGMYERTVTVSSAAKTFNVTGWKTGWVCGPAELVDAVRTAKQFMSFVAGGPFQPAVAHALDHEQDWVIDMRNALQRKRDLLAGALRDAGFRVHSGGGTYFLCADITDLGTRDGVEFCRRLPERVGVAAVPISVFTDHPDRWNHLVRFAFCKQDEVLTEAARRLRRLEVSG from the coding sequence ATGCCCGCAGCGCCACGCTCCCGCACCGTTTCGCGACTGCAACCCTTCGCGTCCACGATCTTCGCCGAGATGACGGCGCTCGCCACCGAGCACGACGCGATCAACCTGGGTCAGGGCTTCCCCGACACCGACGGTCCCGCGTCGATGCTCGACACCGCGCGCCGAGCCATCGCCGACGGTCTCAACCAGTATCCACCCGGGCCCGGGATGCCGGTGCTGCGTCAAGCCATCGCAGCCGACCGCGCCGCGCGGTACGGCATCGAGCACGATCCCGACCGCGAGGTCCTGGTCACCGTCGGCGCCACCGAGGGCATCAGCGCCGCGATTCTCGGCCTCGTCGAACCCGGCGAGGAGGTACTCCTGGTGGAGCCGTACTACGACTCCTACGCCGCGGCGGTTGCCCTGGCGGGTGCGACCCGGCGTGCGGTGTCACTGGTACGCGACGGCGAGCGGTTCGCGCTCGACCTCGACGCGCTGCGCGCCGCGGTCACTCCCCAGACCCGCATGCTGGTGATGAACTCGCCGCACAATCCGACCGGGACCGTGTTCACCGACGCCGAACTGTCCGCGGTGGCGGAGCTGGCGTGCGAGCGGGATCTGTTGGTGCTCAGCGACGAGGTGTACGAGCACCTCGTGTTCGACGGGCGCACCCACACGCCGCTGGCGTCGCTGCCCGGCATGTACGAGCGCACCGTCACGGTGTCGAGCGCGGCCAAGACCTTCAACGTCACCGGCTGGAAGACCGGGTGGGTCTGCGGCCCCGCCGAACTCGTCGACGCCGTGCGAACGGCCAAACAGTTCATGTCGTTCGTGGCCGGCGGCCCCTTCCAGCCGGCCGTCGCCCATGCTCTCGATCACGAGCAGGACTGGGTGATCGACATGCGGAACGCGTTGCAGCGCAAGCGGGATCTGCTGGCGGGCGCGCTGCGCGACGCCGGCTTCCGGGTGCACTCGGGCGGCGGCACCTATTTCCTGTGCGCCGACATCACCGACCTGGGCACCCGCGACGGCGTCGAGTTCTGTCGCCGCCTACCCGAACGAGTCGGGGTCGCGGCGGTACCGATCAGCGTCTTCACCGACCACCCCGATCGATGGAACCACTTGGTGCGCTTCGCGTTCTGCAAGCAGGACGAGGTACTCACGGAGGCGGCGCGGCGTCTGCGGCGGTTGGAGGTGTCCGGGTGA
- a CDS encoding carboxymuconolactone decarboxylase family protein, translated as MARIHAVAPQEAGRIVRTAYRFAGRQYGEVPEPFAVLANHPKLFAVAAGHEMGAEKASTVLPPNVRDIAVYRVAWTVGCSWCVDFGTMLQRLEGLDIDRLQHIGEYDTSPLYSEDERAAIAYADAMTDTPTTATDEQVADLERRFGRDGVVELTYQIALENMRSRMNSALGIHDQGFDSGDACRVPWETPSASETERKA; from the coding sequence ATGGCTCGCATTCACGCAGTGGCCCCGCAGGAGGCCGGCCGCATTGTCCGCACCGCGTACCGGTTCGCCGGTCGCCAGTACGGCGAGGTTCCCGAACCGTTCGCGGTCCTGGCCAACCACCCCAAGCTGTTCGCCGTCGCGGCCGGACACGAGATGGGCGCCGAGAAGGCGTCGACCGTGCTGCCGCCCAATGTCCGCGACATCGCGGTGTACCGGGTGGCGTGGACCGTCGGATGCTCGTGGTGCGTCGACTTCGGCACGATGCTGCAGCGGCTCGAGGGCCTCGACATCGACCGCCTCCAGCACATCGGCGAGTACGACACCTCCCCGCTGTACAGCGAGGACGAACGTGCCGCGATCGCCTACGCGGACGCGATGACCGACACCCCGACGACGGCGACCGACGAACAGGTGGCCGACCTCGAGCGCCGGTTCGGCCGGGACGGGGTGGTGGAACTGACCTACCAGATCGCGCTCGAGAACATGCGCTCGCGCATGAACTCCGCGCTGGGCATCCACGACCAGGGCTTCGACTCCGGCGATGCGTGCCGCGTTCCGTGGGAGACGCCGAGCGCGAGCGAGACCGAGCGGAAAGCCTGA
- a CDS encoding thioesterase family protein, translated as MAYFKREGEHVFHPTRHVSGAWNTDEQHIAPSIGLLTHVVECDRDRRRDDGLVIARLSFDILGTLPVDRVETSVQVVRPGRTIELVEATLVHDDRPAVRMRAWLMREGDTAALAGSPFPPIPAPEEMPVWDPTSVWAGGFIATAEVRRIASEPGRATYWVRTPHDLVEGEPISEVARAATLFDIANGMAVRARPEDVAFPNVDLTAHLFARPRGDWIGFDTTVSFGPTGLGLTSSVIHDRHGPVGTVDQMLTVRP; from the coding sequence ATGGCGTACTTCAAGCGGGAAGGCGAACACGTCTTCCATCCGACCCGGCACGTCAGCGGTGCCTGGAACACCGACGAACAGCACATCGCCCCGAGCATCGGCCTCCTGACGCACGTGGTCGAATGCGACCGCGATCGGCGCCGCGACGACGGACTCGTGATCGCCCGCCTGTCCTTCGACATCCTCGGCACCCTGCCCGTGGACCGCGTCGAGACCTCGGTGCAGGTCGTGCGCCCGGGCCGCACCATCGAACTGGTCGAGGCCACGCTCGTCCACGACGACCGGCCCGCCGTGCGGATGCGCGCATGGCTGATGCGGGAGGGCGACACCGCAGCACTGGCGGGATCACCGTTCCCGCCGATCCCGGCGCCGGAGGAGATGCCGGTGTGGGATCCGACGAGCGTCTGGGCCGGCGGATTCATCGCCACCGCCGAGGTCCGCCGGATCGCCTCCGAACCCGGGCGGGCCACCTACTGGGTGCGCACCCCGCACGACCTGGTCGAGGGTGAGCCGATCAGCGAGGTGGCACGGGCGGCCACACTGTTCGACATCGCCAACGGGATGGCGGTACGGGCTCGCCCCGAGGACGTCGCCTTCCCCAATGTGGATCTCACCGCACACCTGTTCGCCCGACCGCGCGGCGACTGGATCGGTTTCGACACGACCGTCTCGTTCGGCCCGACCGGCCTGGGACTCACCAGCAGCGTGATCCACGACCGGCACGGGCCGGTCGGCACCGTCGACCAGATGCTCACCGTGCGCCCCTGA
- a CDS encoding putative immunity protein, with protein sequence MILPEVRDPRLVTVRRGGSLTDADHRLLALWAAECAEHVLGHFEREQPDDPRPREAIAAARAWAAGEMAMMRARAAGGHAMGAARPLAGAARFAAYAAGQAACVGHVAEHDLGAAAYAIKAVRSAHADSARAGRLERDWQRTRLPEAIRTLVLEDQERRNDICWSVFSG encoded by the coding sequence ATGATCCTGCCCGAGGTCCGCGACCCCCGCCTCGTGACCGTTCGCCGGGGCGGCTCCCTGACCGACGCCGATCACCGGCTGCTCGCGTTGTGGGCCGCAGAGTGCGCCGAACACGTGCTGGGCCACTTCGAGCGCGAGCAGCCCGACGATCCGCGTCCCCGCGAGGCGATCGCGGCCGCGCGGGCGTGGGCTGCGGGCGAGATGGCGATGATGCGGGCACGCGCGGCGGGTGGGCACGCGATGGGAGCCGCCAGACCCCTCGCCGGCGCGGCCCGGTTCGCGGCCTACGCGGCCGGTCAGGCGGCGTGCGTCGGGCACGTCGCCGAACACGATCTCGGCGCCGCGGCGTACGCGATCAAGGCGGTGCGCAGCGCGCACGCGGACAGCGCACGGGCCGGCCGACTGGAACGCGACTGGCAACGCACGCGGCTCCCCGAAGCGATCCGGACACTGGTCCTCGAGGACCAGGAGCGACGCAACGACATCTGCTGGTCGGTGTTTTCCGGCTGA
- a CDS encoding TetR/AcrR family transcriptional regulator produces the protein MNVTRQSAGSESDAAPRAGRVARRRDRRKSEIVRTAIGILAANGYQGMNLEDVAERTDIAKATLYHYFRSKDELVAAVLDVLTDEVMTRLAHRAEQADATSATELLRTLVDEQVRILTETAPEVATVFSWPREWPSTVQKSMKEMRRRHDAVFRDVVERGVADGEFTCPDIDVAMQCLHGVLNQAAVWIRPGGEDAAAARTAVVACALRLFV, from the coding sequence ATGAACGTCACCAGGCAGAGCGCCGGCTCCGAATCGGACGCCGCGCCGCGGGCCGGTCGCGTCGCGCGCCGCCGCGACCGCCGCAAGAGCGAGATCGTCCGCACCGCGATCGGCATCCTGGCCGCCAACGGCTACCAGGGGATGAACCTCGAGGACGTCGCCGAGCGCACCGACATCGCCAAAGCCACTCTGTACCACTACTTCCGCTCCAAGGACGAGCTCGTCGCCGCGGTCCTCGACGTCCTGACCGACGAGGTGATGACCCGGCTGGCCCACCGCGCCGAGCAGGCCGACGCCACGTCGGCCACCGAATTGCTGCGCACGCTCGTCGACGAACAGGTCCGCATCCTGACCGAGACCGCACCCGAGGTGGCGACCGTGTTCTCGTGGCCCCGCGAGTGGCCGTCCACCGTCCAGAAGTCGATGAAGGAGATGCGACGACGACACGACGCAGTGTTCCGGGACGTGGTCGAGCGCGGCGTCGCCGACGGCGAGTTCACGTGCCCCGACATCGACGTCGCGATGCAGTGCCTGCACGGCGTTCTCAACCAGGCTGCGGTCTGGATCCGCCCGGGCGGCGAGGACGCCGCCGCCGCGCGGACGGCCGTCGTCGCGTGTGCGCTGCGCCTGTTCGTCTAG
- a CDS encoding MCE family protein has product MNMVPKMARWQLLAFILVGLLGIVFVGARYVRLDNLVGIGQYSVYADLPTSGGIFTNAEVTYRGVPVGRVGDLALTSDGVRVQLLLDDSAPRVPASAAAVVANRSAIGEQYVDLQPAADGGPYLSEGSVIAREDTAVPTPVEDLVASVDAFARSVPTGSLHTAATELGKAFDGQGDNLRAVVDSLNAFTREAAEALPQTLDLVSDGRTVLDGQADQSSAIRSFSADLDALTAQLRSSDPDVRRLIGTGAAASDEAGALVRDSGADLTTVLTNTEQITSLAPARVPYLRTALQLLPALPVAARAVAPGDGTIHFGLVLETNNPPPCTIGYESTYRTLDEMKQRDPEFDDSRDEFPFPTDVRCLVPQGSPTGVRSAERAVLADPTVPQPWDGKPKQAPDVLDLNPIATQLATVMGVAPLK; this is encoded by the coding sequence ATGAACATGGTGCCGAAAATGGCCCGCTGGCAGCTCCTGGCCTTCATCCTGGTGGGCCTGCTGGGCATCGTCTTCGTCGGCGCGCGGTACGTCCGGCTCGACAACCTCGTGGGCATCGGCCAGTACTCGGTGTACGCGGACCTGCCCACCTCCGGCGGGATCTTCACCAATGCCGAGGTCACGTATCGCGGCGTGCCGGTCGGACGGGTCGGCGATCTGGCGCTCACGTCCGACGGCGTCCGGGTGCAGCTGCTCCTCGACGACTCCGCGCCGCGGGTGCCCGCGTCCGCTGCCGCCGTGGTGGCCAATCGGTCCGCGATCGGCGAGCAGTACGTGGACCTGCAGCCGGCCGCGGACGGCGGCCCGTACCTCTCCGAGGGATCGGTGATCGCCCGCGAGGACACCGCGGTGCCCACTCCCGTCGAGGACCTCGTGGCCTCGGTCGACGCGTTCGCGCGCTCGGTGCCTACCGGCAGTCTGCACACCGCGGCCACCGAGCTCGGCAAGGCGTTCGACGGACAGGGCGACAACCTCCGCGCCGTGGTCGACTCGCTGAACGCGTTCACCCGTGAGGCGGCCGAGGCGCTCCCACAGACCCTGGACCTGGTGTCCGACGGTCGCACCGTGCTGGACGGCCAGGCCGACCAGTCGTCGGCGATCCGGTCGTTCAGCGCCGACCTGGACGCGCTCACCGCGCAGTTGCGCTCGAGCGATCCCGACGTCCGGCGGCTGATCGGTACGGGCGCCGCGGCGAGCGACGAGGCGGGCGCACTGGTCCGCGACAGCGGCGCTGACCTCACGACGGTGCTCACCAACACCGAGCAGATCACGTCGTTGGCACCCGCGCGCGTGCCCTACCTCCGGACGGCGCTGCAGCTGCTGCCGGCGTTGCCCGTGGCTGCTCGCGCGGTCGCGCCGGGCGACGGGACCATCCACTTCGGCCTCGTCCTCGAGACGAACAATCCGCCGCCGTGCACCATCGGCTACGAGAGCACGTACCGCACGCTCGACGAGATGAAGCAGCGCGACCCGGAGTTCGACGACAGCCGCGACGAGTTCCCGTTCCCCACCGATGTCCGCTGCCTCGTCCCGCAGGGCAGTCCCACCGGCGTCCGCAGCGCGGAGCGGGCAGTGCTCGCCGATCCCACCGTGCCGCAGCCGTGGGACGGCAAGCCCAAGCAGGCCCCGGACGTACTGGACCTCAATCCGATCGCGACTCAGCTCGCCACGGTCATGGGAGTGGCGCCGCTGAAGTGA
- a CDS encoding alpha,alpha-trehalose-phosphate synthase (UDP-forming): protein MPTDLSDDRSTDLSDFVVVANRLPVDMEERPDGSTSWRRSPGGLVTALEPVLRSRNGCWVGWPGVAGRDVDPFEHDGLRIHPVRLDTTDVEGFYEGFSNSTLWPLYHDVVVKPTFDRRWWATYRDVNRRFAQAAAEAAAPGATVWVHDYQLQLVPRMLRELRPDVTIGFFLHIPFPPVELFAQLPWRRSILEGMLGADLVGFHLPGGAENFVVLARRLLELETRPAVDGPGEVRLEGRTVRVGAFPISIDTADMVARARSESVRARAREIREDLGNPDRILLGVDRLDYTKGIDLRLDALGELYDEGRLDPTRTVMVQLATPSREQVEQYARMRAAIETQVGRINGDHGQLGHPPVHYLYQPVERDELIALYVAADAMLVTPLRDGMNLVAKEYVACHPEYDGALVLSEFTGAASELQEAFLVNPHDLDFVKDTIVAALDQSPEQGRARMASMHAQVTAHDVHRWAHSFLDTLAASASEPDPALDAGDSPSWPVPAAGPFSPNEPRLDLTSAAPLP from the coding sequence ATGCCAACGGATCTTTCCGACGACCGCTCGACCGATCTGTCCGACTTCGTCGTCGTCGCCAACCGGCTTCCCGTCGACATGGAAGAGCGGCCGGACGGTTCGACGTCGTGGCGACGCAGCCCCGGCGGTCTCGTCACGGCGCTGGAACCGGTGCTGCGTAGCCGGAACGGCTGCTGGGTGGGGTGGCCGGGGGTGGCCGGGCGCGACGTCGACCCGTTCGAGCACGACGGTCTGCGCATCCACCCGGTCCGGTTGGACACGACCGACGTGGAGGGCTTCTACGAGGGCTTCTCCAACAGCACGCTGTGGCCGCTCTACCACGATGTGGTCGTCAAGCCGACCTTCGATCGTCGCTGGTGGGCGACGTATCGCGACGTCAACCGCCGTTTCGCGCAGGCCGCCGCCGAGGCGGCCGCACCGGGCGCGACGGTGTGGGTCCACGACTACCAGCTCCAGCTCGTCCCGCGCATGCTGCGCGAGTTGCGTCCCGATGTCACGATCGGGTTCTTCCTGCACATTCCGTTCCCGCCGGTGGAGCTGTTCGCCCAGCTGCCGTGGCGCCGCAGCATCCTCGAGGGCATGCTCGGAGCCGATCTGGTCGGCTTCCATCTGCCCGGCGGGGCCGAGAACTTCGTCGTCCTCGCCCGCCGCCTGCTCGAACTCGAGACCCGTCCCGCCGTCGACGGCCCCGGTGAGGTCCGACTCGAGGGCCGGACGGTTCGCGTCGGCGCCTTCCCCATCTCGATCGACACCGCCGACATGGTCGCCCGGGCGCGCAGCGAGTCGGTGCGGGCACGCGCCCGTGAGATCCGCGAGGACCTCGGCAACCCGGACCGGATCCTGTTGGGCGTCGACCGACTGGACTACACCAAGGGCATCGACCTCCGCCTGGACGCCCTCGGCGAGCTCTACGACGAGGGCCGCCTCGATCCGACGCGCACCGTGATGGTCCAGCTGGCGACGCCCAGCCGAGAACAGGTCGAGCAGTATGCACGGATGCGGGCCGCGATCGAGACCCAGGTGGGGCGGATCAACGGCGACCACGGCCAGCTCGGCCATCCCCCGGTCCACTACCTGTACCAGCCGGTGGAGCGGGACGAGTTGATCGCGCTCTACGTCGCCGCGGACGCGATGCTGGTGACGCCGCTGCGCGACGGCATGAACCTCGTCGCCAAGGAATACGTGGCGTGCCACCCCGAGTACGACGGCGCCCTGGTCCTGAGCGAGTTCACCGGTGCGGCGTCCGAACTACAGGAGGCGTTCCTCGTCAATCCGCACGATCTCGACTTCGTGAAGGACACGATCGTCGCCGCCCTCGACCAGTCGCCGGAGCAGGGCCGCGCCCGCATGGCTTCGATGCATGCCCAGGTCACGGCGCACGACGTCCACCGTTGGGCACACTCGTTCCTCGACACGCTGGCCGCGTCGGCGTCGGAGCCGGATCCGGCGCTCGACGCGGGTGACTCCCCGTCGTGGCCCGTGCCCGCGGCGGGTCCGTTCTCCCCGAACGAACCTCGCCTCGACCTCACTTCAGCGGCGCCACTCCCATGA